One part of the Glycine soja cultivar W05 chromosome 11, ASM419377v2, whole genome shotgun sequence genome encodes these proteins:
- the LOC114377080 gene encoding uncharacterized protein LOC114377080 codes for MEPPPSYSYSPFPFSLERHPQIQMHDPILFFLFFASLSSLLFLSFSLFKRFSTKREHKNHTQKVPSLLEEEHRPKKKRKKPKKKRTQADDAANSGSGLRLESTCQYPFTSSSSVMQRKIKQQYDDLVKCNHLKKLTLPQVVQFANSLIDARNELQHKADVIQRKFVITKALLCKADRSSFDRLHQQIYKLELEQKRLEEDAFVYNSLQQQLKLSPAYQKMLELGACMEKEKSSELGENRDEFAEITFEELLAQEKKDSFWQRNGKSRLSSS; via the exons ATGGAGCCTCCACCTTCCTATTCCTATTCCCCATTCCCGTTCTCGCTTGAGCGCCACCCACAAATACAAATGCACGATCCCAtactcttcttcctcttcttcgcttctctctcctctcttctcttcctctctttctctctcttcaagcGCTTCTCAACAAAAAGAGAACACAAAAACCATACTCAAAAAGTGCCCAGCTTGTTGGAAGAGGAACACAGAcccaagaagaagaggaagaaaccTAAGAAGAAGAGAACCCAAGCTGACGACGCCGCCAATTCGGGTTCGGGGCTCCGACTCGAATCCACTTGTCAGTATCCGTTTACGTCTTCCAGTAGCGTTATGCAGAGAAAGATCAAACAGCAGTACGATGACCTTGTCAAATGCAACCACTTGAAGAAACTCACACTGCCGCAG GTTGTGCAGTTTGCTAATAGTTTGATTGATGCTAGAAATGAGTTACAGCACAA AGCTGATGTGATTCAACGTAAGTTTGTAATAACAAAGGCTTTACTATGCAAGGCAGACAGATCTTCTTTTGACCGCCTTCATCAACAG aTATACAAGCTAGAATTAGAGCAAAAACGTTTAGAAGAGGATGCTTTTGTTTATAACTCGCTTCAACAACAGCTTAAACTGTCACCAGCCTACCAGAAG ATGCTTGAGCTTGGAGCTTGCATGGAGAAGGAAAAATCAAGTGAACTGGGAGAGAACAGAGATGAGTTTGCTGAGATTACTTTTGAAGAATTGTTAGCACAGGAGAAGAAAGATTCATTTTG GCAAAGAAATGGGAAATCAAGACTAAGCTCAAGCTAG
- the LOC114375269 gene encoding uncharacterized protein LOC114375269, giving the protein MNDNITLVLHHGGRFTPRASDGKVEYIGGEFDVWEDISADCLNAFILYDLVKACKKYSNIGECFWLIDKDLDFNHGLRSCTTDGDILHLVRDAFENENEINVYFHHEVDPILEEVPQMLYLECYPIRKAVENEDDLDDVPVAGHEEDVGAGEQTDAGEQMDAGKQRDGDEQRDTDAGEQRDGSEQRDTDAGEQRDGSEQRDAEAGEERDADGEERDVADSEEEREVDSDETDAEWFINFSCMLNEVEAEVETDGYHSEELNIPISSDDEDEDVEVYPQYSQSSGVGEQKLELGMEFGTLDEFKSALREYSILMGREFKWKKNDKQRARAKCKKAFCDWEIYCANNEVRNSFQIKTFKHNHNCCREVNNKQANRQWVVSKLEGKLRMQPTLKCVEALEYFKQEFGVHIEVTKMWRAMKEAKQLVEGNERKQYAKVFDYAHELLRSNPGSTVKINTVPSPEGPPQF; this is encoded by the exons ATGAATGATAATATAACTTTAGTATTGCACCATGGAGGAAGATTCACTCCACGTGCCAGTGATGGAAAGGTTGAATATATAGGCGGAGAATTTGACGTTTGGGAGGATATATCTGCAGATTGCCTGAATGCATTTATCTTATATGATCTGGTGAAAGCTTGTAAGAAGTATAGTAATATAGGAGAATGTTTTTGGTTGATTGATAAGGACTTAGATTTTAATCATGGGTTAAGGAGTTGTACAACTGATGGAGATATATTACACTTAGTTAGGGATGcttttgaaaatgagaatgagataaatgtttattttcatcatgAAGTAGATCCAATTTTAGAAGAAGTCCCACAAATGTTGTACTTGGAATGTTATCCAATTCGAAAAGCTGTTGAGAATGAGGATGATTTAGATGATGTACCTGTTGCTGGCCATGAGGAAG ATGTTGGTGCTGGAGAGCAGACAGATGCTGGTGAGCAGATGGATGCTGGTAAGCAGAGGGATGGTGATGAGCAGAGGGATACTGATGCTGGTGAGCAAAGAGATGGTAGTGAGCAGAGGGATACTGATGCTGGTGAGCAAAGAGATGGTAGTGAGCAGAGAGATGCTGAAGCTGGTGAGGAGAGAGATGCTGATGGTGAAGAGAGAGATGTTGCTGATAGTGAGGAGGAAAGGGAAGTTGACAGTGATGAGACAGATGCTGAGTGGTTTATAAATTTCTCTTGTATGTTGAATGAAGTTGAAGCTGAAGTTGAGACAGATGGTTATCATTCAGAGGAGCTTAATATCCCCATTAgtagtgatgatgaagatgaggatgttgaAGTTTATCCTCAATATAGTCAAAGTAGTGGAGTTGGTGAACAGAAGTTGGAATTAGGGATGGAGTTTGGTACTCTAGATGAATTTAAATCTGCCTTGAGGGAGTATAGCATATTGATGGGCAGGGAGTTCAAGTGGAAGAAGAATGATAAACAGAGGGCTAGAGCAAAATGCAAGAAGGCATTTTGTGATTGGGAAATCTACTGTGCAAATAATGAAGTTAGAAACTCTTTTCAGATAAAGACATTTAAGCATAACCATAATTGCTGCAGAGAAGTGAACAACAAACAAGCAAATAGACAGTGGGTGGTCAGTAAACTTGAGGGCAAACTCAGAATGCAGCCAACCCTTAAATGTGTTGAAGCTTTGGAATATTTCAAGCAAGAGTTTGGAGTGCACATTGAAGTTACAAAGATGTGGAGAGCCATGAAAGAAGCAAAGCAATTAGTGGAAGGGAATGAGAGGAAACAATATGCCAAAGTATttgattatgcacatgaattgtTGAGGAGCAATCCTGGATCAACAGTTAAGATCAACACAGTGCCAAGTCCAGAAGGTCCACCACAATTTTAG
- the LOC114377096 gene encoding beta-galactosidase 1-like, translating to MVMCLKLKLIMWNVALLLAFSLIGSAKASVSYDSKAITINGQRRILISGSIHYPRSTPEMWPDLIQKAKDGSLDVIQTYVFWNGHEPSPGKYYFEGNYDLVKFIKLVQQAGLYVHLRIGPYVCAEWNFGGFPVWLKYIPGISFRTDNEPFKVQMQKFTTKIVDLMKAERLYESQGGPIIMSQIENEYGPMQYEIGAAGKAYTKWAAEMAMELGTGVPWIMCKQDDTPDPLINTCNGFYCDYFSPNKAYKPKMWTEAWTGWFTEFGGPVPHRPAEDLAFSVARFIQKGGSFINYYMYHGGTNFGRTAGGPFIATSYDYDAPLDEYGLLRQPKWGHLKDLHRAIKLCEPALVSGDPTVTKIGNYQEAHVFKSMSGACAAFLANYNPKSYATVAFGNMHYNLPPWSISILPDCKNTVYNTARVGSQSAQMKMTRVPIHGGLSWLSFNEETTTTDDSSFTMTGLLEQLNTTRDLSDYLWYSTDVVLDPNEGFLRNGKDPVLTVFSAGHALHVFINGQLSGTAYGSLEFPKLTFNEGVKLRTGVNKISLLSVAVGLPNVGPHFETWNAGVLGPISLSGLNEGRRDLSWQKWSYKVGLKGETLSLHSLSGSSSVEWIQGSLVSQRQPLTWYKTTFDAPDGTAPLALDMNSMGKGQVWLNGQNLGRYWPAYKASGTCDYCDYAGTYNENKCRSNCGEASQRWYHVPQSWLKPTGNLLVVFEELGGDLNGISLVRRDIDSVCADIYEWQPNLISYQMQTSGKAPVRPKVHLSCSPGQKISSIKFASFGTPVGSCGNFHEGSCHAHMSYDAFERNCVGQNLCTVAVSPENFGGDPCPNVLKKLSVEAICS from the exons ATGGTTATGTGCTTGAAGCTGAAGCTCATAATGTGGAATGTGGCACTGCTTCTGGCTTTTTCTCTCATTGGTTCTGCTAAGGCCTCAGTGTCCTATGACTCTAAGGCTATCACCATTAATGGCCAGAGAAGGATCCTCATTTCTGGATCCATTCATTACCCAAGGAGCACCCCTGag ATGTGGCCAGATCTTATTCAAAAGGCCAAGGACGGAAGCTTGGATGTGATTCAGACTTATGTTTTCTGGAATGGACACGAACCTTCACCTGGCAAG TATTATTTTGAGGGGAACTATGATCTGGTGAAGTTCATAAAGCTGGTGCAGCAAGCAGGCCTTTATGTTCATCTCAGGATTGGTCCTTATGTCTGTGCTGAGTGGAACTTTGG TGGTTTCCCTGTTTGGCTAAAGTACATTCCAGGAATCAGTTTCAGAACAGACAATGAACCATTTAAG GTTCAAATGCAAAAATTTACCACGAAGATTGTTGATTTGATGAAAGCGGAGAGGTTATATGAATCTCAGGGAGGTCCAATAATTATGTCCCAG ATTGAAAATGAATATGGACCTATGCAGTATGAAATTGGTGCTGCCGGTAAAGCTTACACTAAGTGGGCAGCAGAAATGGCTATGGAACTTGGTACTGGGGTTCCATGGATCATGTGCAAGCAAGATGACACTCCTGATCCTCTT ATTAACACTTGCAATGGCTTCTATTGTGATTATTTCTCTCCAAATAAGGCTTACAAGCCAAAGATGTGGACAGAAGCTTGGACTGGCTG GTTTACCGAGTTTGGAGGTCCTGTTCCTCATCGACCTGCTGAAGACTTGGCATTTTCAGTTGCAAGGTTTATACAGAAAGGGGgatcatttataaattattacatg TATCATGGAGGAACAAATTTTGGTCGAACTGCTGGTGGTCCCTTTATTGCTACAAGCTATGATTATGATGCACCACTTGATGAATATG GATTGCTCAGGCAACCAAAGTGGGGTCATCTGAAGGATTTACACAGAGCAATAAAACTCTGTGAACCAGCTTTAGTATCTGGAGATCCTACTGTAACAAAGATTGGAAACTATCAAGAG GCTCATGTCTTTAAATCAATGTCTGGAGCCTGTGCCGCATTCCTTGCAAACTACAACCCCAAATCTTATGCAACAGTGGCATTTGGAAACATGCATTACAACTTGCCTCCTTGGTCTATAAGCATTCTTCCTGATTGCAAGAACACCGTTTATAACACTGCTAGG GTTGGTTCTCAGAGTGCCCAGATGAAGATGACTCGTGTTCCTATTCATGGTGGTCTCTCTTGGCTATCATTCAACGAAGAAACAACCACAACTGATGATAGTTCCTTCACAATGACTGGCCTGTTGGAGCAGTTAAATACAACAAGAGATTTATCTGACTACTTGTGGTACTCCACAGA TGTTGTGCTTGATCCCAATGAAGGATTTCTGAGAAACGGAAAGGATCCTGTTCTTACTGTGTTTTCTGCTGGGCATGCTTTGCATGTTTTTATAAATGGTCAGCTATCAG GAACTGCATATGGAAGCTTAGAATTCCCTAAACTGACATTTAACGAGGGAGTGAAGCTCAGAACCGGTGTTAACAAGATCTCTCTTCTAAGTGTTGCAGTTGGACTCCCG AATGTTGGTCCTCATTTTGAAACATGGAATGCTGGTGTTCTTGGCCCGATTTCATTAAGTGGTCTCAACGAAGGGAGAAGGGACTTGTCTTGGCAGAAATGGTCTTATAAG GTTGGTCTTAAAGGTGAAACCTTGAGTCTTCACTCTCTTAGTGGAAGTTCGTCAGTGGAGTGGATTCAGGGATCTTTAGTTTCTCAAAGGCAGCCATTGACTTGGTACAAA ACAACATTTGACGCGCCAGATGGGACTGCACCATTGGCTTTAGACATGAACAGCATGGGCAAAGGTCAAGTGTGGTTAAATGGACAGAATCTTGGCCGCTACTGGCCTGCTTATAAAGCATCTGGTACTTGTGATTACTGTGACTATGCTGGAACTTATAACGAGAATAAATGCAGAAGTAACTGTGGcgaggcttctcaaagatg GTATCACGTTCCTCAATCATGGCTAAAGCCAACAGGAAATTTATTGGTTGTGTTTGAAGAGCTAGGTGGAGACCTCAATGGAATCTCTTTGGTTAGAAGGGATATAGATAGTGTATGTGCAGATATTTATGAGTGGCAGCCAAATCTTATAAGCTATCAGATGCAAACTTCTGGCAAAGCACCTGTTAGACCAAAAGTTCATTTATCATGTAGCCCTGGACAGAAAATCTCATCAATCAAATTTGCTAGCTTTGGTACTCCAGTAGGTTCTTGTGGAAACTTCCATGAAGGAAGCTGCCATGCTCACATGTCTTATGATGCCTTTGAAAGG AATTGTGTTGGACAGAACTTGTGCACAGTAGCTGTGTCACCTGAAAATTTTGGAGGAGATCCATGTCCAAATGTCTTGAAGAAACTCTCAGTGGAAGCTATTTGTTCCTGA